From Pseudoalteromonas viridis, one genomic window encodes:
- a CDS encoding M14 family zinc carboxypeptidase, translating to MFKKMPGLALLSAVSFSLAAHNAPHATSSPALEKQHATQSAYQLVFFSDSQKAKYLANYHNAILEVTSNHVVLSLSKAESETLRADGALIIARPDINRRAQPQRKTSEAMTKPAGGAVTPSQTSGIPAFACYPTLAETQQLAETLAQTYPDFVELKHIGPSWEKSQSLGGHDLTVLVLKNKKKNNWRKRPALYIQGAIHAREYTPGAMTIQFAQYLLEHRDTNADVSWILDEREIHILLIANPDARVLAEQDEMWRKNTNTAYCALDESKRGVDLNRNFDFAWASPVGGSTDDQCAETYHGPSAASEPETQAIQAYLHSVFKDRRGDLPSDPAPWWTQGVFLDLHSYGRYVMWPWSSELTPNPNATELAMLGHRLAAYNDYLAFETKERVQYGGTATNYAYGQYGVAAYTLELGTWFFESCANFEGEIWPNNLNALIYAAKVAKRPYKLPDGPQIIDLKLQGAERTAVPAGTPVNIIAQIADDHFGPALSGQMPRSQAIKKVLLTIRKQGHHRTRRVLLSAEDGAFDSAREAINYSLDTRRWRNGRYVLTLRAQDESGQWGTQYAKFLTIDNAAPANNQAPVADFSSNCRYAICGFDGTPSQDDHDDLTYRWVFEGARFYRVFHGRQVEIEFGRAGDYQLTLHVEDRHGLRDTKSVNLTLDGVRPPVAQLSYECNGLNCDFDSSASYDPNGEIVSRYWQFGGDDPAYIPGEAKMTHAFPSPGEYTVILVVVDNEYQSGVIRQTIRVSEIE from the coding sequence ATGTTTAAAAAGATGCCAGGACTGGCGCTGTTAAGTGCGGTGAGTTTTTCACTCGCGGCTCATAACGCGCCGCACGCAACAAGTTCACCCGCACTTGAAAAGCAACACGCAACTCAGTCGGCTTATCAGTTGGTCTTTTTCAGTGACTCTCAAAAAGCCAAGTATCTGGCGAACTACCATAATGCGATACTCGAAGTAACAAGCAACCATGTTGTGCTGTCTCTCAGTAAAGCGGAATCAGAAACATTGCGCGCTGACGGTGCCTTAATCATCGCAAGGCCGGATATAAACCGCCGCGCTCAGCCGCAGCGTAAAACCTCAGAGGCCATGACCAAGCCCGCAGGAGGGGCTGTAACGCCATCTCAGACGTCTGGTATTCCTGCATTTGCGTGCTACCCAACATTGGCTGAAACACAACAGCTGGCCGAAACACTGGCTCAGACTTATCCGGATTTTGTGGAGCTAAAACATATTGGCCCGTCGTGGGAAAAAAGCCAGAGCTTGGGTGGTCACGACCTGACGGTGTTAGTGCTGAAAAATAAAAAGAAGAACAACTGGCGTAAACGCCCTGCACTGTATATTCAGGGTGCTATTCATGCCCGCGAATACACGCCAGGCGCAATGACCATTCAATTTGCTCAGTATCTGCTGGAGCATCGTGACACTAATGCCGATGTGAGCTGGATCCTCGATGAGCGAGAAATTCATATTCTGCTGATTGCCAACCCGGATGCCAGGGTGCTGGCAGAGCAGGATGAAATGTGGCGAAAAAATACCAATACGGCTTACTGTGCACTGGATGAGTCTAAGCGCGGAGTCGATCTGAACCGTAACTTTGATTTCGCCTGGGCGTCGCCTGTTGGCGGCTCGACGGACGACCAGTGTGCAGAAACCTATCACGGGCCCAGTGCTGCGTCTGAGCCCGAAACCCAAGCGATCCAGGCTTATTTGCATTCAGTGTTCAAAGACAGACGAGGCGACTTGCCAAGCGACCCTGCCCCCTGGTGGACTCAGGGCGTGTTTCTGGACTTACACAGTTATGGCCGCTATGTAATGTGGCCGTGGTCGAGCGAGCTGACGCCCAATCCGAATGCCACTGAGCTGGCTATGCTGGGACACCGCCTGGCGGCTTACAATGACTATCTGGCTTTTGAAACAAAAGAGCGAGTTCAATATGGCGGCACGGCAACCAACTATGCCTACGGGCAATATGGTGTTGCCGCTTACACGCTGGAGCTGGGCACCTGGTTTTTTGAAAGCTGCGCTAACTTTGAGGGGGAGATCTGGCCAAATAATCTCAATGCGCTCATTTATGCCGCCAAAGTTGCCAAACGCCCTTACAAACTGCCTGATGGTCCGCAAATTATCGACCTCAAATTGCAAGGCGCTGAGCGCACTGCGGTGCCAGCCGGTACGCCCGTCAACATAATCGCCCAAATCGCGGATGATCATTTTGGTCCTGCTCTGAGTGGCCAGATGCCGCGCAGTCAGGCAATTAAAAAAGTGCTGCTGACTATCCGAAAGCAAGGTCATCACAGAACCCGCCGGGTGTTACTGAGCGCTGAGGATGGTGCCTTTGACTCAGCGCGCGAAGCCATTAACTACTCGCTGGATACCCGTCGCTGGCGCAATGGCCGTTATGTATTGACCCTCAGAGCACAAGATGAAAGCGGCCAGTGGGGTACCCAATATGCCAAATTCCTGACCATAGATAATGCGGCGCCCGCAAATAATCAGGCTCCGGTGGCCGACTTTAGCAGCAACTGCCGCTATGCCATCTGCGGTTTTGACGGAACGCCCAGTCAGGACGACCATGACGACCTGACCTATCGCTGGGTATTCGAGGGAGCGCGATTTTATCGTGTGTTCCACGGCCGACAAGTTGAGATTGAATTTGGCCGGGCCGGAGACTATCAGCTGACCTTGCACGTTGAAGACCGCCATGGATTGCGCGACACCAAATCGGTCAATTTAACGCTGGATGGGGTACGTCCGCCTGTGGCTCAGCTTAGCTATGAATGTAACGGGCTAAACTGCGACTTTGATTCGTCAGCCTCTTATGATCCCAACGGGGAAATTGTGTCACGATACTGGCAATTTGGTGGCGACGATCCGGCCTATATCCCGGGCGAAGCAAAAATGACGCACGCCTTCCCTTCACCGGGTGAATACACCGTAATTCTGGTGGTGGTAGACAATGAATATCAATCGGGTGTGATTAGACAGACTATACGGGTAAGCGAAATCGAGTAG
- a CDS encoding DUF1801 domain-containing protein, with amino-acid sequence MNEAIKEHFDTYPEHVKSRLLALRELIFAVAAELALGEVEESLKWGEPSYSVKTGTPLRIDWKAKLPERYCLYFHCQTKLADTFRELYGDAIELQSNRAIVLPLSKPLPDAMIRHCITLALTYQQRKHLPLLGA; translated from the coding sequence ATGAATGAGGCAATCAAAGAGCACTTCGATACATACCCTGAACATGTTAAGTCGCGCTTACTGGCGCTGAGGGAGCTGATCTTTGCGGTTGCAGCTGAACTGGCCCTGGGTGAAGTCGAAGAGTCTCTAAAATGGGGAGAGCCTAGCTACAGCGTAAAAACAGGCACCCCACTGAGAATAGACTGGAAAGCAAAGTTGCCAGAGCGTTACTGCCTTTACTTTCACTGCCAAACTAAGCTGGCCGATACATTTCGGGAGCTGTACGGTGACGCAATTGAGCTACAAAGCAACCGGGCAATTGTGTTGCCGTTGTCCAAGCCATTGCCAGACGCAATGATCAGGCACTGCATAACGCTGGCTTTAACTTATCAACAGCGCAAACACCTGCCGCTTCTTGGCGCTTAA
- a CDS encoding class I SAM-dependent methyltransferase, with translation MDYLSINKSAWDKRTQVHVASEFYDVAGFKAGQCSLNPVELAQVGAVKGKSLLHLQCHFGQDTLSWARLGADVTGVDLSANAITQANALKGAVNLRAEFIESDVLQFGQVNKRQFDIVFTSYGVLCWLPDLTAWANTVAGALKPGGVFHLVEFHPINDLLAGYAYFPHGSPDIEQEGTYTENCDGNKSTTVTWTHSVSDVINALLMAGLNIELFAEHPYSPYDCFEGLEYVPGLGYQRLYQGQQVPMLYSIKASKCKGSDD, from the coding sequence ATGGATTATTTAAGCATTAATAAATCAGCCTGGGATAAAAGAACTCAGGTGCATGTGGCGTCTGAATTTTATGATGTTGCCGGGTTTAAAGCCGGGCAATGTTCATTGAACCCGGTTGAGCTGGCGCAGGTGGGGGCGGTTAAAGGCAAATCCTTGTTGCATCTGCAATGTCACTTTGGCCAGGATACCTTATCCTGGGCGCGTCTGGGTGCCGACGTGACAGGGGTAGACCTATCCGCAAATGCCATAACGCAGGCAAATGCCCTTAAAGGTGCGGTTAACCTCAGAGCTGAGTTTATCGAAAGCGATGTGCTCCAGTTTGGCCAAGTTAATAAGCGCCAGTTTGATATTGTGTTTACCTCTTACGGTGTACTGTGCTGGCTGCCCGATTTAACCGCATGGGCAAACACGGTGGCGGGCGCGCTCAAACCCGGTGGCGTGTTCCATCTGGTGGAATTTCACCCAATTAACGACTTGCTGGCAGGCTATGCCTACTTTCCTCATGGTTCGCCGGATATTGAGCAAGAGGGCACTTATACGGAAAACTGCGATGGCAACAAAAGCACCACAGTAACCTGGACTCATTCGGTCAGTGATGTGATCAACGCGTTGCTAATGGCTGGCCTGAACATTGAGCTCTTTGCTGAACACCCTTATAGCCCATACGACTGTTTTGAAGGGTTAGAGTATGTGCCAGGGCTTGGGTATCAAAGGCTGTATCAGGGTCAACAGGTGCCTATGCTATACTCGATTAAAGCCAGTAAATGCAAGGGCTCAGATGATTGA
- a CDS encoding phage tail sheath family protein: MVTSNIKTPGVYINDVNAFPNSVVPVATAVPAFVGYTPAAEYQGRSYLNKAQKITSFAEFQAIYVKENPPPPADPSVQYHPEYYLIESEQQPDTGDYLNIAGRYYSVVADPASIYYLYNSVRWFYENGGEDAYIVSVGTHGNSAGKPGAMGVQGVNPNVKLAELQAGLSLLKNEQAPTMYICPEATLLSVADNGTLMQSMLLQAEEMQTAICLFDIIGGKAPDPITYTQDIEVFRNHTGTNGLKFGAAYYPFVGTALMQSDEVNYTNLCGGDLKKLQPLLSPASAPNPAAEKIIAKIIQNDGSMTTSQYHTALLSASKTYSQIISHVLRDANALPPSGGMAGVYTVNDNQMDVWHAPANTSIVGAVSLPIRLTDAQQENLNVDAITGKSVNAIRFFNGQGILVWGARTLDGNSQDWRYIPVRRTMTFIEQTCKQVARTYALEPNTKNTWEAIKSEISSFLTDVWKEGGLQGSSAADAFKVYCGLGTTMTSDHILNGFIRVRVKVAVVRPAEFIVLEFEQEMGR, from the coding sequence ATGGTCACTTCAAACATTAAAACTCCTGGCGTTTACATTAATGACGTAAATGCTTTTCCTAACTCGGTTGTGCCGGTAGCAACTGCAGTACCGGCATTTGTAGGGTATACACCAGCTGCCGAATACCAGGGCAGATCGTATTTAAACAAGGCGCAAAAAATTACGTCTTTTGCTGAGTTTCAGGCCATCTATGTGAAGGAAAACCCGCCGCCACCTGCGGATCCAAGCGTGCAATATCACCCTGAATACTATTTGATAGAGTCTGAGCAACAGCCCGACACCGGCGACTATCTGAACATTGCAGGGCGCTATTACTCAGTGGTGGCAGATCCAGCTAGCATTTACTATTTATACAATAGCGTACGCTGGTTCTATGAAAATGGCGGTGAGGATGCCTATATTGTGTCTGTCGGCACCCATGGCAACAGCGCCGGAAAACCTGGTGCTATGGGGGTTCAGGGTGTTAACCCGAACGTAAAACTGGCTGAACTACAGGCGGGTTTATCATTACTTAAAAACGAGCAAGCACCTACTATGTATATTTGTCCGGAGGCAACCTTGCTGTCTGTGGCCGACAATGGCACGCTGATGCAAAGCATGTTGCTGCAAGCGGAGGAAATGCAAACCGCCATCTGCCTGTTCGACATCATAGGCGGCAAAGCACCAGACCCCATCACTTATACACAAGATATCGAAGTATTCAGAAACCATACGGGCACAAACGGCCTTAAGTTCGGAGCAGCATACTACCCCTTTGTTGGCACCGCCCTGATGCAGAGCGATGAAGTTAACTATACCAACCTGTGTGGTGGCGACCTTAAAAAATTACAGCCATTACTCAGCCCGGCATCGGCACCGAACCCTGCGGCAGAAAAGATCATCGCCAAAATAATTCAAAATGATGGATCTATGACCACATCGCAGTACCATACAGCACTGCTCAGTGCCTCAAAAACCTATTCGCAAATTATCTCGCATGTTCTGCGCGATGCCAATGCACTGCCACCCAGTGGCGGCATGGCCGGCGTTTATACGGTGAATGATAACCAAATGGATGTCTGGCATGCGCCAGCGAATACCTCAATTGTAGGTGCAGTGTCTTTACCCATTCGGCTGACAGATGCTCAGCAGGAGAATTTAAACGTTGACGCCATCACGGGCAAATCTGTCAATGCCATTCGCTTTTTCAACGGCCAGGGTATTCTTGTTTGGGGAGCACGCACTCTGGATGGCAACTCACAAGACTGGCGCTACATTCCGGTGCGCCGCACCATGACTTTTATTGAACAGACTTGCAAACAGGTAGCCCGTACCTACGCACTTGAGCCAAACACTAAAAACACCTGGGAAGCAATAAAAAGCGAAATCAGCAGTTTTCTGACTGACGTCTGGAAAGAGGGCGGGTTACAAGGCTCATCGGCTGCCGACGCATTTAAGGTCTATTGCGGTTTGGGCACAACCATGACCAGCGACCATATACTCAACGGTTTTATAAGAGTGAGGGTTAAAGTAGCCGTTGTTCGCCCGGCAGAGTTTATTGTGCTTGAGTTTGAGCAGGAAATGGGCAGGTAG
- a CDS encoding DUF3320 domain-containing protein, protein MTIEQKLESARLELLDMGLRANPQLNYRSSGKAIDIIDEKSEQVFELLVEKEKTMSFLPLPKAYQNNISDDDQSTFFQSDEDTELPPLDLYLEQQKGEARFSDKYLQTGFMPAKLDKALLKLEADAHTMLQEQGIEVMYLALGFLQWNEPSNTRVSRYAPLILVPVKLTRSSARDSFKLKYTGEELGSNLTLAAKLRTEFKLQLPTYTVETTLPDYYQAVAHAVEKQSSWKVHPDKIGLGLFSFGKFQMYMDLDPSGWPEGKKPEQLPLMTRLLSEGFSPEAEYNTSELAHPEKLHLVKDADSSQIAAILAMKSGADFIIQGPPGTGKSQTITNIIAEAVALGKKVLFVAQKMAALEVVKKRLDETHLGLAVLELHSHKSTKKVVLASISESLAQGKPQIADREQEFAELAAAKSLLDSYAKEVRVPILNSKINYISALGKLMQLEQASTDKPIPLLPFSLFSQWTDETYHQVIKIVDELVQQIQQMGEPAAHPFAMSTRQDFSPAMHQALSAAMLALSDELSALDSHGQTVAERIQLERPDSLQAVSQLISTAYWLSEVPELHEVQVDNSVWVSDEQQVVRGLESLERTMLLKKAVEEEFIALVFEADLLSIREGLVGKTDKWWRFLSPGFRKAKTKLSGLYKGILPGNPAKWLESLDTVLEYKSAKREFDTYCTFLSNAFGPLWQGEHSDLAELKRVFEWICDYYQKVNSGQLQLKLAKVIDAGVDKQLLLNESDGLKRLHNESLHLCNRLTEIVAIEPQRSEYELATMKFGALSDLLASWNKPEQLYEFARYNQIITALEQYQIQPFVKLAFNWKEPPESLLHVFEKSYYQGLVDYAYANSASIRQFDRTKHEKTIKEFKKVDEESLFFAQEKLVGQLFEQLPNKNAKGEMELVLRELSKKTRHIPLRKLLSEAGHVIQQIKPIFMMSPMSIATYLKQGALEFDLIVFDEASQIPAPDALGAMMRGSQVIVVGDSKQMPPNSLFAKSVELEEEELEKSDTADIESILALMESKGAPSHMLKWHYRSRHDSLIAVSNEQFYKNELIAFPSPGFHRDATGLKFHYLPESWYDKGGSRTNPGEVKAVVAAVLKHALTKPHLSLGIVAFSLSQRDAIILELEKVRRLHPETDGFFERHAGGDEFFVKNLENVQGDERDVIFISICYGKTKSGQISQNFGLLNKPGGERRLNVLISRARLSMEVFSNFHGQELRVDSGSPFGLRALQAFLEFAEFNKSEMAVEGEQEANFAFGRVLQDAIQNLGFDVAAQVGNQGYFIDLAIRHPSYPDQYVLAFEYDGEGYYEAVSARDRERLRQSVLEGLGWKFARIWSTDWYRDPKSELQRLKVMIEEAILNHDAHLAALEGDTEQAAVLADTLSVTAEIEEQGSVPVIQRNEVAEEAIFDACKIPYKKVDASELNMPKVDDFSAIPLSAIEHAIERVVASEYPIFASIVASRLANAAGLSRVGSKIKRIVDQAIDGLADKGAIQKDDNRVLWPKGVSSVKLRNWDATDPSMKKLENVCDAELTNALLLTVRDAHAINMTDSASAALGLLGFQRATAQAVERMNRLALEQCKKGVLTSENDRLKIAVRN, encoded by the coding sequence ATGACTATTGAGCAGAAATTGGAAAGTGCACGACTGGAGTTGCTTGATATGGGGCTGCGAGCAAACCCGCAGCTGAACTATCGTAGCAGTGGAAAAGCGATAGATATAATAGACGAAAAGTCTGAGCAGGTTTTTGAGTTGCTTGTTGAAAAAGAAAAAACAATGAGCTTTTTGCCATTACCAAAGGCTTATCAAAATAACATCAGCGACGATGATCAAAGTACTTTTTTTCAGTCTGATGAAGACACTGAGTTACCTCCGCTGGATTTGTATCTGGAGCAGCAAAAGGGGGAGGCACGATTTAGCGATAAGTATCTTCAAACTGGGTTTATGCCTGCAAAGCTTGATAAGGCACTTTTAAAGTTAGAGGCGGATGCACACACAATGTTGCAAGAGCAGGGCATAGAAGTAATGTACCTAGCGCTGGGTTTTTTGCAATGGAATGAACCGTCCAATACGCGTGTATCGCGCTATGCACCTTTGATCCTGGTCCCCGTAAAGCTTACAAGATCGTCCGCCAGGGATAGTTTTAAGCTGAAATATACGGGTGAGGAGCTGGGCTCCAATCTGACGCTGGCCGCAAAATTGAGAACCGAATTCAAACTACAATTACCTACTTACACGGTTGAAACTACTTTACCAGACTACTATCAAGCAGTTGCGCATGCTGTCGAGAAGCAATCAAGCTGGAAAGTCCACCCGGATAAAATCGGCCTGGGGCTTTTCTCGTTTGGCAAATTCCAAATGTATATGGATTTAGATCCGAGTGGCTGGCCAGAAGGTAAAAAGCCTGAACAGCTGCCGCTCATGACACGTCTTCTGAGTGAGGGGTTTAGCCCAGAAGCCGAGTACAACACTAGTGAATTGGCGCACCCTGAGAAGCTCCATTTGGTAAAAGATGCCGATTCCAGCCAGATAGCGGCGATTTTGGCAATGAAGTCGGGTGCTGATTTTATCATCCAGGGTCCACCTGGTACTGGCAAGTCTCAAACCATTACCAACATCATTGCTGAGGCTGTTGCTTTGGGTAAAAAAGTGCTGTTTGTAGCACAGAAAATGGCGGCACTTGAGGTGGTGAAGAAGCGACTTGATGAAACTCACCTCGGGCTTGCCGTGCTCGAATTGCACAGTCACAAAAGTACCAAGAAGGTGGTACTGGCTTCCATCTCGGAGTCACTGGCACAAGGCAAGCCCCAGATAGCAGACAGAGAGCAAGAGTTTGCTGAGCTTGCTGCCGCCAAATCACTACTGGATTCCTATGCGAAAGAAGTGAGAGTGCCCATTCTCAATAGCAAAATCAATTATATCAGTGCTTTGGGTAAGCTGATGCAGCTTGAGCAAGCGTCAACGGATAAACCGATCCCCCTGTTGCCATTTAGTCTGTTTTCGCAATGGACAGACGAAACATACCATCAAGTAATAAAAATTGTCGACGAACTGGTCCAGCAGATACAGCAAATGGGGGAGCCAGCCGCGCACCCGTTTGCCATGTCTACCCGCCAGGATTTTTCTCCCGCGATGCATCAGGCGTTATCCGCTGCGATGCTGGCACTGAGCGATGAATTAAGCGCATTGGATTCTCATGGCCAAACGGTTGCAGAGCGCATACAGCTTGAAAGACCCGACAGCTTGCAGGCGGTATCTCAATTGATTTCCACTGCGTACTGGTTGTCTGAGGTGCCTGAACTGCATGAGGTACAAGTAGATAACTCGGTGTGGGTTTCGGATGAGCAACAGGTAGTACGTGGTCTGGAGAGTCTTGAGCGCACCATGTTGCTTAAAAAGGCAGTCGAAGAAGAGTTTATTGCACTTGTATTTGAGGCCGATTTACTGAGTATCCGTGAAGGGTTAGTTGGAAAAACGGATAAATGGTGGCGCTTTTTGTCGCCTGGTTTTAGAAAAGCGAAAACTAAGCTTTCTGGTCTGTACAAAGGGATTTTGCCGGGCAACCCCGCAAAGTGGTTAGAGTCATTAGATACAGTGTTGGAGTATAAAAGCGCAAAACGCGAGTTTGATACCTACTGTACGTTTTTATCGAATGCTTTTGGCCCGCTATGGCAAGGAGAGCACTCAGACCTGGCAGAGCTCAAACGGGTTTTTGAATGGATCTGCGACTATTATCAAAAAGTGAATAGTGGTCAGTTGCAATTGAAGCTGGCAAAAGTCATTGATGCTGGTGTAGACAAACAACTGCTACTGAATGAGTCAGACGGGCTAAAACGATTACATAATGAGTCGTTACACCTTTGCAATCGACTAACAGAAATCGTTGCGATAGAGCCACAAAGGTCAGAGTATGAACTTGCGACAATGAAATTTGGTGCTTTGTCAGATCTGTTAGCGAGTTGGAACAAGCCAGAGCAGTTATATGAGTTTGCACGATATAACCAGATAATTACTGCACTTGAGCAATATCAGATCCAGCCCTTCGTAAAACTGGCCTTCAATTGGAAAGAGCCCCCGGAATCTTTGCTGCATGTGTTTGAGAAAAGCTATTACCAGGGCTTGGTTGATTATGCGTATGCTAACTCCGCATCTATCCGACAATTTGATCGGACAAAGCACGAAAAGACCATCAAAGAATTCAAAAAAGTGGACGAAGAAAGTCTGTTTTTCGCTCAGGAAAAGCTTGTCGGTCAGTTGTTTGAACAGTTACCGAATAAAAATGCAAAAGGAGAAATGGAACTGGTACTGCGGGAGCTCAGTAAGAAGACGCGCCATATTCCTTTGCGAAAATTATTAAGTGAAGCGGGCCATGTTATTCAACAGATTAAACCTATCTTTATGATGAGCCCTATGTCTATCGCAACTTACCTTAAGCAAGGTGCGCTGGAATTTGATTTGATTGTTTTTGATGAAGCCAGCCAGATCCCCGCTCCAGATGCATTGGGTGCGATGATGCGGGGGAGTCAGGTGATCGTTGTTGGTGATAGCAAGCAGATGCCACCTAATAGCTTATTTGCAAAGTCGGTGGAATTGGAAGAAGAAGAGCTTGAAAAGAGTGATACTGCTGACATCGAAAGCATACTGGCGCTGATGGAGTCTAAAGGTGCGCCAAGCCATATGCTGAAGTGGCATTACCGTTCACGCCACGATTCGTTAATAGCCGTTTCAAATGAGCAGTTTTACAAAAATGAGTTGATCGCATTTCCGAGCCCCGGATTTCACCGTGATGCAACCGGGCTGAAGTTCCATTATTTGCCAGAGAGCTGGTACGACAAAGGGGGGTCAAGAACTAACCCCGGAGAAGTAAAAGCGGTGGTCGCAGCTGTGCTTAAGCACGCTCTGACCAAACCTCATTTATCGCTCGGTATTGTTGCTTTTAGTTTGTCTCAGCGCGACGCAATCATTCTGGAGCTTGAAAAAGTGCGCCGTTTACACCCTGAAACTGATGGGTTCTTTGAGCGCCATGCTGGTGGTGATGAGTTTTTTGTAAAGAACCTTGAGAACGTTCAGGGTGATGAGCGAGACGTCATCTTTATTAGTATTTGTTATGGAAAAACGAAGTCGGGCCAGATAAGCCAGAACTTCGGTTTATTAAATAAACCCGGGGGAGAGCGCAGGCTCAATGTATTAATATCAAGGGCCCGATTGTCTATGGAGGTCTTTTCGAACTTCCACGGGCAAGAGCTCAGAGTGGATAGTGGCAGCCCATTCGGGCTGCGTGCATTGCAGGCGTTTTTAGAGTTTGCTGAATTCAACAAATCAGAAATGGCTGTTGAAGGCGAGCAGGAGGCAAATTTTGCATTTGGTCGTGTACTGCAAGATGCCATTCAAAACTTGGGCTTTGATGTTGCGGCACAAGTGGGAAATCAGGGATATTTTATTGATTTGGCAATACGCCACCCAAGTTATCCTGATCAATATGTTTTAGCATTTGAGTATGATGGCGAGGGCTACTATGAGGCGGTTTCTGCCAGGGACAGGGAGCGGTTGAGACAAAGCGTACTAGAGGGGTTAGGGTGGAAATTTGCGCGCATCTGGTCAACCGACTGGTACAGAGATCCAAAATCAGAGCTGCAAAGACTGAAAGTGATGATTGAGGAGGCCATATTAAATCACGATGCACACCTTGCTGCACTGGAAGGTGACACTGAACAGGCTGCGGTATTGGCTGATACGTTATCTGTGACTGCAGAAATAGAGGAGCAAGGCTCAGTCCCGGTAATACAAAGAAATGAAGTGGCAGAAGAAGCGATATTTGATGCATGCAAAATCCCTTATAAAAAAGTGGATGCTTCTGAACTCAACATGCCCAAGGTTGATGATTTTAGTGCTATTCCATTAAGCGCTATTGAGCATGCGATTGAGCGAGTTGTGGCCAGTGAATACCCTATTTTTGCTTCCATAGTTGCAAGCCGTTTGGCCAATGCCGCAGGGTTATCTCGCGTTGGCAGTAAAATAAAACGGATTGTGGATCAAGCTATTGATGGTTTAGCGGACAAAGGAGCAATTCAAAAAGACGATAACAGGGTTCTTTGGCCCAAGGGCGTCTCTAGCGTTAAATTACGCAATTGGGATGCCACAGACCCCTCAATGAAAAAGCTGGAAAATGTCTGCGACGCTGAGCTTACTAACGCGCTATTGTTGACAGTACGGGACGCACATGCAATCAACATGACAGACTCGGCATCTGCCGCCCTTGGTTTACTTGGGTTTCAACGTGCCACCGCACAGGCTGTTGAAAGGATGAATCGTTTGGCACTAGAGCAATGCAAAAAAGGCGTGCTAACCAGTGAAAACGACAGATTAAAAATTGCTGTGAGGAATTGA